Proteins encoded together in one bacterium window:
- a CDS encoding Rpn family recombination-promoting nuclease/putative transposase yields the protein MEFLDVKTDFAFKKVFGSLESKDILISFLNAVIDFGENEKIVDLTIVDPYQIPLVKGMKDTYVDVKARLSNYKNVIIEMQVLNVEGFEKRVLYNAAKSYSSQLQKGEVFTTLEPIIALTITDFIMFSEIDNVISYFNLIEKETLIKYNDEIELIFIELPKFNREEEDLETITDKWIYFIKNAGTLEYTPKKLVEEVEIQEAFEIANTAGMSKEELEAQFKRHDFIYLQKNSIEYALKQGMEKGMKEGMEKGMEKGMKKGMKKGMEKGMEKGMKKGMEKGMEKGMEKGMEKGMEKGMEKGMEKGMEKGMEKGKKEKAIEIAKSLLNMGVNIETITKATGLTRDEIG from the coding sequence ATGGAATTTTTAGATGTCAAAACAGATTTTGCTTTTAAAAAGGTTTTTGGCTCCCTTGAGAGCAAAGATATCCTCATAAGCTTTCTGAATGCGGTCATTGATTTTGGAGAGAATGAAAAGATAGTTGATTTAACTATTGTCGATCCTTATCAGATACCATTGGTAAAAGGGATGAAAGATACTTATGTAGATGTTAAAGCCAGGCTGTCGAACTATAAAAATGTGATTATTGAGATGCAGGTATTAAATGTAGAAGGATTTGAGAAAAGGGTTTTATACAATGCTGCCAAATCTTATTCGAGTCAATTACAGAAGGGAGAAGTATTTACGACACTTGAGCCTATTATTGCCCTGACGATTACAGATTTTATAATGTTTAGCGAGATAGATAATGTCATTTCTTATTTCAATCTCATCGAAAAAGAGACACTGATAAAATATAATGATGAGATAGAGTTAATTTTTATTGAGCTTCCCAAATTCAACAGGGAGGAAGAGGATTTAGAAACAATTACCGACAAATGGATATATTTTATTAAGAATGCTGGAACGCTTGAATATACACCAAAGAAATTGGTTGAAGAGGTTGAGATACAGGAGGCATTTGAGATAGCCAATACAGCCGGTATGAGCAAAGAAGAATTAGAGGCACAATTCAAGAGGCATGATTTTATATATCTCCAAAAGAATTCCATTGAATATGCCTTAAAACAAGGGATGGAAAAGGGAATGAAGGAAGGGATGGAAAAAGGCATGGAAAAAGGCATGAAAAAAGGCATGAAAAAAGGCATGGAAAAAGGCATGGAAAAAGGCATGAAAAAAGGCATGGAAAAAGGCATGGAGAAAGGCATGGAGAAAGGCATGGAGAAAGGCATGGAGAAAGGCATGGAGAAAGGCATGGAGAAAGGCATGGAGAAAGGCATGGAGAAAGGCAAGAAGGAAAAAGCCATTGAAATAGCAAAAAGTCTTTTAAATATGGGAGTTAATATAGAAACGATAACCAAGGCTACTGGTTTAACAAGAGATGAAATTGGTTGA